TTTAGCACATCTGGAAAAGGGGGCTAGGTACGTCACAGTCGGTTGACTAATATACTTACTAGTGATGCTAGGTTTTGGGAACATCtaggtctgtttggttggatgtaaaatgtttttcttggaaaaatattttctgtggaagtaatttttcatgaaaataatttccctttcatcatttttaggtgtttggttagtttattaaaaatattttcttatttcatttttctggtatttgtttaacttttgaaatattttcacttttatctttatctttactttctgcacattataactacatacttcttcccatgcaaaataagaaaatttatctcattatttaactttaaaaaatcttggagaaatatatatatgaataaaaaatatcttcttaagcaataaataaattgttggccatttagtgtcaaatatcaatcacatgcaatgcttattgtgacatatatcttgcactctcactgctgaaagtttctctagaaaagaatgtccctattatacataattaattactagtataggatgagcaggatgagattttttttttaattttgaatatactagggggagggttgggttgggtgggtACGGGGGACGGAGTGTAAAgaagaggtcttgggttcgaattctcctgtttacactaaaaaaaaaagaacatattataagatgttttcagtaagtttggaacatactacaggcgggatgcatgcatttcggaaaacaacttcagtaagtttgaaagggaagttgttttccataagatgagtaaaaatattttacataggaaaatgttttcagtaacttttgtgcaacaaAACAcgagaaattaggaaaatattttcaccgaAAACAAACGGACCTGTATACTATAATTTCATTGCAAGTGTTTTCAGAGCGTATTTGAACCAATAGCGGTAATTACAGCAGTTGCTTTCCATTCTACACAAAATCATAGGAGATTATGCGAACGTTCTGAAATATTAGGATGGTCATGGGGTAATATAAAAAATCACAAgggaaatattagtgatttgcCCAAACTTTTTTGGGTTGAAACGAGAGAAACACCAATATTAGTATATTATTAGAAATTCTTAATTTATTGAAGTACCAAAAAAGATCTTAATTTATAAGTTAATAACCCCCAGTTGGTTATTATTTTTATTCGCCGAGGAAGTTTTATGAGTATCTAAGACGGAGATTACGTTAGAAACATTGATTAGAATTCTTTAGCCGCAGAGTCCGATTGGAAATCGAATAGAGGCAAATCAAATCATTATTTATCAAATCgaattaaacaaaattaattGTTTGTGACAGATCAAAAATTAAGCCAACTCCTGATTTCGATTCTACTAATGGGtcaaaactagaaaatataTGAAAGAATGGTGTGATTCTGCAAGGTTTTGCCAAGAGTTGCAAACGGAACAGAACTCAGCAAGGGTCTAAAATAACTTGAGCTCAAGTTAGAAGACTTTTGAAGTCCACCAAAATCCAAAAATTTCTAACAGTTGAATTTGTCGAAACAGCTAACAAACCAACATGAGGTCCTTGATGAATAAAAAGGATCTAGAGCCAGACCACTAATTTGGCTGGAGAGAATGAAGTAAAGGCTGAATTGACAGAATTAGAAAATTTATGAAAGAAGAATTTGAACTGATCAACTTTATCGACAAACAAATCCTCCCGCTTTACCATCCAATCGAATCCTCCCTCCTGAGGACCAGGCATCGCTAGTGCTGAATTCAAAAACAAACCAAGCAGGATCTTGCATTTGGTTGTAGCTAATCAGGGCAGTCATGAAACCTGTCCTTGGGGAACTTTTACTTCAGCATTCTCTTCCTGCTTTTCTTCCTGCATATAGAGTCCGTCCTTGGAGAACTTTTGCTTCAGTATCTCCGGAGGGATAACCGAAGCTAAGCTCGCAACATAATCTGCTACAACGTACCTGTTCAAATGTACATGTTCCAAAACCACCCCATTCTGATCTTCAACTTTTTGATCCTCTGGGTCAGAATGAAATACAACACCTTGATCAGAAACTAGCAAGCTCTTCCCGGAGGCTGTGACTCCTGTAGTTACATTGGATAGCGGCTTAATGTACCTCACAGGAGGAAGTACAATTACTTGCTTCATCCAGGAGATCCCTAGCCTGTCCTTTTTCATCACCCACACCACATTCTGACTCGAGGAATTCGTGCCGAATATAGACAGTGATCCTTGGAATACTCCTAGATCTATATCCAGTGGGCATTCGACGGCATCAGCTGGAATCgggatttcttcaattttttcttggACCATGTCAAACACATTTAAAACTGCAGAAACCGAGTTCCAAACCAACCAGTAAGGAAACCCGTTATGAACCACCAATGGGCCTCTGAAAAGATGGTGGGGACTATGAGAAGGATTTCGTACGCTAAATGTTTTCCAAGAATCGTTACTTAGACTATATATCTCAACCAGGAACTCAGAACGGTGCATGTCTATAATTTTCACGACTTTATAGTCATCACTCACAGGGTCAAAGAGAAAGCACAGAATAGTACTCCAAGGATAGCTTATTCCGCAGTAATAACCGGGTGGAAGTGCCCTATATTGTCGCAAAGCCGGGTTGCATAGGTATACCATAACTCTTGAATGGCAAGAATAGCTGCAGAACTTGAAAAAACAAATTATCCCGTCAGAGCAACCAGCGATTTTGAGTTTACCTTCTCGAAATATTAGCTGTGAAGCTGCAGGATTCTCAGAACCATTTATCAGCGTCACCATCTGATTCAGGGATCGGTcgaaatcttgattttcttggcAGGTACCGGTAGAGCAGTAACCAAGCCTCTCACTACCGCTTAGGAGTAAACTCTTGAAGCCACAGAGATTTTTCACTGAATTTTGTAGCTGTGATCGAATAAATCTGCGGTCTGACGTTACAAGTTTCTGCCAAACCTTACAGACGCAAGAAAATCGAACGAGGATCTTGACAGGGAGTCTAGACAATATGTCAATAACGACATCATTAGGCAAATTAGGCAGCAATATTGACAGTGTATCCTCCATCGGTTCGTTAAGTTTCTGACATCCCGGAAGGCCAAAGCAAGTATGATTTGTTTTACTCATGGAAGGACCCAAAAAACAAGATTAAGCACCAATTTTCAAGGGATGCGAAACTACAAAATTTCTGAATTTAGAACCACAAAGTGACTTGAACCAGAACTTGTTATATTGTCTACGCTAAATAGAAGATGCAAGTTCCAAAATTGAGGGGATGATTGGCTTGGATGGTAAGGTGGGAGGCATTATAAGTAACAAATTCTGGATTGAAGACCTCTTATTcataaaaggaaaaacacaagtttccaaaatttgtGATTCACCCTAATGtatttacaatttccaaaacccaaaaaaaaaaaaaaaaactacccgAAGAAATGGCAATAGAAGCTTTTCTAAAAATAACAGAATTCGACTTTAAACCAAAGACTATATGCAAAGCACATCACTTGCCTTGttacccaaaagaaaaaaagaaataaataaaaggcaCATCAAGCAATAAttggaaataaaaaataaattgacTCCTGGTCTTGTTTCCAACTTTCCCTGGAATggccctttttttcttttttttttttttttaagaaaaacttcCCGTCTCTCACCACACCCTTTTCATCTccaacttgaggctcaaataTTATTTGGTGTTCAGGCCTCTCGTCTAAGCCAATTATTACTAACTCGTAAATTTTCATCATGATAACATAATCTTTATGAGAAGTTCTATTCTTCTCGGCATCCAATCTTAAGTTGATTGTTATAAAGTAATTAAGGAAAAAATGTTTACGAACAAGAAATCATAAATTTACTTCAGAACCTGAGATCAGTGTTTTTTAATCGATTGCTTAATTAAAACCCCATAATAGAATAAGATGAAAAGCTAGtcgaaccaaaaaaaaaaaaataacaatagtgTCTTAACAAAGTGGTTAATCAAATTTGATTTGCAAGTAATTCAATTTTCCAAACAAGCCCAACGTCATTGGTTCATCCTTTGCACCAAAATTTCCTGTGTGTTAGCTTGCAGTGGAAAAGCCTGCTTATGcgtacaaattcaaaattcctATGAATGGAACCAAATTTTTGTGTCTGCAATTGAGAATTGGCCAAGCACATCGAAAAAAAGTCCAGCTGATTAGACGACTCTTGCAGTAATTCTTGTTCTACATAACTCCATAGACACAAGTTTCAGATTGTATGTACAACCAATGGTTATTAACTTTGTAATAGAAATGAGAATTTCTCCAGATATCACTCTGTTTGCAAATGATTTTGTACTTGACTAGCAATGCATTATTGTTAAATGAGATGACTAAGCAATTTACTGCCAAATTTTAACAGATCAAAATCTCTCTATGTATGTGCTCAATACTGAACTTGTTAACCATTCTGAGACTGACATATTGGTTCGATTTTCTTTGGCAGATCAATTTGCACAAATTGATCTGCCAAAGAAAATCGAACCAATATGTCAGTCTCAGAATGGTTAACAAGTTCAGTATTGAGCACATACATAGAGAGATTTTGATCTGTTAAAATTTGGCAGTAAATTGCTTAGTCATCTCATTTAACAATAATGCATTGCTAGTCAAGTACAAAATCAGGTCTATTAGAGCCAAGAAGAGCGGATCATGGACATTCAAAAATAGCATGATAACTCACACATAATTATACGTTCTTTTTGATCATTTCTTACACAGGAAAAAAGTGAACATTCTTGATAAGAAACTCGACTGAGTGGAATAGCTTCTCTTAGCTTTGTTTTTGTCCGTCTCCTCTCTTCCATTAAGGACTTGTCTCTCATAGAAGTTTTCATCAGCAGGAGGGAAAACAGAAACTAAGCTTGCAACATAATCAGCTACAACATACTTGTAGGCCTCCCCATACTCCAAACGCACGCACCCCATTTTGATACCCAACTGTTTGTTGTGCCTTTGGATCATATAAATAGACATGGCCAATACAAGAAGCTACCAAATTCTTCCCAGAGGTAGTGACGCCTGTCGCTCTGCAGGATAGCAGGCTGAAGAAAGTAGTTCCAGGAATTAGCAGTTGCTTTGTCCAACAGGTTCCTGTCCTGTCTTCCTTCATCACCCATACTGTATTCATATTTGTGGAAGTACTCCAACCAAATATGGAAAGGTATCCCTGGAATAATTCCAGTTGAGGACATTGGATGCCATCTGGGATAGGAATTTCTCGAATATTTTCGTCAACCATGTCTAATACATTCAAGAAACGAGTCCAGTCGTTTGCTCGCTGAGCCAAACAATAAGGAAACCCGTCATGAACTACTGGCCTATCGAAAATTGAAGTTCTTTGGTCTCTGGGTGGAAGAATTTTCAAGCTAAGTTGTTTCCAAGAATTGTTACTCAAACTATACAACTCAACCATGAATTTTGCACCCCAATTTATAATTTTCACGACTTTGTAGTCATCACTCACTGGATCTAAGAAAAAGCACACCACTTTATTAAAAGAATAGCTTCAGTTCTGGTAATTACTGGATGGAAGGGCCCTGCATTGACGTAAAGCCGGGCTGCATAgataaatcataggttctaaaTTCCTACTTGAACAGTTTGAGTGGAAGATCCAATAAAAACATATAATCCCATCACAACAACCAGACATGATGAATTTACCTTCTTGAAATATCACTCGACAGCCAGGTAAATTCTCGGTCGCATGTGcgaatttcatcaatttttggGGTTGAAGATCGGGAATTTTGTGGCAGGGACATTTTGTAGAACCTTCATCATTCCTTAGGAGTACATTCTGGAAGCAACTGAGATTTTTAATGGAATTATGTAGCTGAGAATTCATAAAACCACGGTCTTTTGTGATGAGATTTTGCCAAAACCTACATACGCAACAAAATCGAACCAGGCTCTTGACAGGCAATCTACACAATATTTCAACGATGATATCATTAGGCAAGTCTGGCAATGATGAACTTGAACTTTTCATCATGACTTCGTTGATTTTGTGGTGGCTGGTGATATGGTGGGTGGATTTTATATATTGCAGACCCAAAAGATGTTGCATTTGAAGTTGAAGCTTTCTTGGCATGAGGAAAccaaagaaaacaaataaaaacagagGAATTTCCTATACCTCCACTAAGACTTCCTTTAGTCTTTCATGAAGTAATTGTACTCACTCTCCACAACTAGTACAATACAGAAGCACCTATGTATATTCAAGATTTTGTTGAACAAGAAACAATTAGAACAAGTAACTCCTAAATATATGCTAAGTATCCTAAAAGATAAATTACCAAAACATGGCTGGCTAGATTGAAACTGGAAACTTCAACTTCAACCTTTACGGAGCTTGATAATTGGAAACTACTAAATATGAACATTCAAAATATAGTACTTAAAGTAAAAGTATTTGTGGGCTGGTTTTCAAACTAAAACACACAAAAGATAGAAATCGAATAAAAAATGAATGTCATGATGCATTTAGAGAAGTACTTAGTCGAATTATGActtcaaagaaacaaaatttctaaAGGAGCCCGAATCTATTGCTTCCTCTCTTACACCAAGTTTGCTTTAGCCTGTgctaaatttgattttcaaaatgagCCAAAGCTTTCCTGATTAGCTGCAGCAAATTTTTTGTGACTTGCAAACTGCAGGAAGTAGTCAGAGCTTTAATTCCAATAGACTTTACTACTGCAGGAATAATAGCCATCTTCTGTCCATCTTCCTTGCAAAAATAATAGCCGAAACCCTGAATCAAAATGGCTAAGTTGAGTGTTAAATTCATACTTCAACTCTGCTAGCTcacaacggatcttctgtcccacaccttgtgccactctctgtccccattttttattatattactatttctcctaaataaatatcatgttttagttcttttttattcCTTTAAGATCCAATAAATATCAGAAACTTTGTGGCAGGTGCATGTTTTAGAACTTTCGTCACTGCTTACGAGTGCATTCTCCAAGAAACTAAGTCCTTGGTTATAAGCTGTCGCCAATACTTACAGGCGCAACAAAATCGAACCAAGTTCTTCACGGGTAGTTTGCATAATATTTGAATAATGATATCATCAGGCAAGTGTAGCAATAATGAACCCGAGTTCTCCATCACTTTGACAATTGGGTAATGGCAAGTTATGTTAGGTTTGGTCCCAGAAAATTGACCAATGAGAACAATAGGGTTCTTGCTAACTCAATAATGacaataacaaaataaataaatcaaacagagaaatatgaaatttacgtggttcggtcaaattgacctatgTCCACGGGCGAAGGGATAACAGATTTACTATAACAGAAAGAGAGTATAAATTCTTAGGAAATAATTCCCAGATCCAAAAAGCACCTAAACTGAAAACACAAAAGAGCCTAAATAGCACTAAATGCTTAATAGCCCAAAGGCCTATGACTTGTTCTTTTGGTTTGATGCCAAACCAAAACCTCTCTTAGACTAGGGCGTGGACCCCTTAAAAACTCTCTTGGACTGATGCATATGGCACTTGGGCTGGTACCCTTAGCACATTTAAACGCACTTAAGTCCACTCTATTTATAACTACTACAAGGAGaggtttcttttttaaattcccGATGTGGAATACAAAGACACACTCAACAAATTTCCACCTTGGCGTGTATCCAACATCGGCAAATAACAGACGAATAGCAAACAAGCTCCACTTTCTCCATAAAAGTCCCAACGGATCTCAACGAACCACAAAAGTTCCAACGAACCACAATGAGCCACCAATGAATCAGAATACAAAAGGCTCAACAGGTCCCAACGGGCCAAATCTCACAAAAGGTTCAATAGATCCCAACGGGTTAAAAGCCACGAACATAGTAATCATGCTCCACCTTCTTCTCAAAACCCTTAACGAGTTCCAACCGGTCAAATAACACTTCTTCAAAATCCAACTGAACTCCaacgaaattttcttttctttcactcTCTGTATAGCACCCAAAATCTGTTATTGTCATCAAAAACCCAAAATTTGACCATGACCCAAAGCCTGAAGCTGAATCTGGAACCTGAAGCTCCgataccagtttgttaggtCTGGTCCCAGGAAATTGACCAACGAGAACAATAGGGTTCTTGCCAACTCAATAATGacaataacaaaataaataaatcaaacagagaaacatgaaatttacgtggttcggtcaaattgacctacatCCACGGGCAAAGGGGTAGCAGATTTACTATAACAGAAATAGAGTACAAAAGAGAGAGTACAAAATCTTAGGAAATAATTCCCAGATCCAAAAAGCACCTAAACTGAAAACACAAAAGAGCCTAAATAGCACTAAATGCTTAATAGCCCAAAGACCCATGACTTGCTCTTTTGGTTTGATGTCAAACCAAAACCTCTCTTAGACTAGGGCGTGGGCCCCTTAAAACTCTCTTGGACTGGTGCATATGGCACTTGGGCTGGTACCCTTAGCACATTTAAACTCACTTAAGTCCACTCTATTTATAACTATCACAAGGAGAGCTTTCTTTGTTAAACTCCTGATGTGGGATACAAAGACACACTCAACAAGTTATACTCTTGATTTTGCAGATTGCATCGCCAAAACTTGTTCCATTTATGACGAGGGGgaccaaaaagaagaagaagaagaagaagaaagaaaacagagaagAGGAATTTATCAGAATCTAAAGAAGATTTACCTATACTAACTTTCTCGCATGAGCTTATCCTCTCACCAAGCACTCCATATATAACCCAATAAAAGACTACCACATCAAATAGAATACCTGAACAAGTAAGTTATGAAAACTTCACTAGAACAAGAATTCCTACGTTAAAGTAGGAAACTTGAATTTTAAGGCGTTTGGGTTAATTATGTCATCAACCTTAGACCAAACTCTAGTACTATAAGGAAATCTGGGTATTTATTCAATCACTTATCCAGTGCCATCTCCATTTTCAAACACATCTCAAATCTTTGACTCTCTGGATCATATAAACCTACACTACTTCTGTTAATAGCCAAAATCTTTCAAATTTTCTGTCATATCTCCTCTTCTATTCAACATACGCAGGACAGAATCCCATTTTAATGGAACTACAAGTTCCTTTGTCCAAGAAAATTCTTCTTGTGCTTACGCTCGAACAGTGATTCAGATACAGAAAGGCATTCCTCGAATACTTCAAGAGTAGGATCTGGGAGCAGTGATAAACAATCTAGAACGGaaatttgtataattttttCTTGAATCATGGCAAAAACATTGAAGAAAAGTATCAGTTGAATTGGATGCTGAGAAAAGCCAATAACGAAATCCATTATAAGACACTGCCTTTCCATACTGATGGATAAGACTTCGGTAACAGGAAGTGTTAACACCTATAATTAATCGTTTTAAGGTGTCACTacttaagaatatatatatctTATTCATGTAATAGTGAACTATAGTTGAAGTTTTGAACACTATGTAGTCATCTATCGCTGTGTTAATAGAGCCAACAAGAATATTACTATAGAGTATTGAGGACTAAATAGAGCTATGAAAATTTTAAGCACCAAAATGGTGTAGTTAATCCATAAATAGTATATGCAGAGAATACTTAAAAGATAATTAAGTACTTTTATTGCAAAATGAACTAATTAAAAGTTGCATCGCCAAACATaaagcaaaaaataataataataaacgaAGAATTTCTACAACTCTCAGAAAAAATTTGTCCTACATACTTCTTGACTGCCATTCTACAGTATTATCTTGAAGAATTAGCCTTGTTTGAAGCCACTGCTTTAGCCATTACGAGAATCTCCGCTGCAAATCCTTCACTTTTACATGCTAAATCATTGATACTCTTCTTCTTGATACCAGGACTCTGCTCATCTTCTTCTGCTAGAAGATAAGCAGGGATTTCCTCAGTTTCAAAACCCTCCCACATTTCAAGATTGACGCTGCATTCCTCGTAATCAGCACCTGCCATTGCTAGAGCTTCAATGGACATGGTGTCTTTTCTGTTGCCAGAGAATGTCTTTAATTCTTGAAGATGATAATAACAATTAAGGTTCAGATGGGTTGCTTCTCCAAAAATTTGAGCAGAACAGCTCCATTTATATGTGAAAATTTGGCTGCTGTATTAACTGTTATGACTTGGGCTTCTCGTGATTTCTAGCTGAAAAATACAGGTTTTGAATGTTACAAATGAACATTGCCATGCCCGTGAAgccattggaaaaaaaaaagaaaaaaaaagaaaaagcaatccTGTGAAAGTCCATGAATTCTATAGTACTACGTTAAATCTATGGTATTAGTGTTATCAGTCTCTTTCTCGGTACAAGTAAAATGTCAAATCTATAGTACTACGTTAAACGTTGGATTCTAACCGGGTATGGCATCAAATTCAAGATTCTCACGGACTTAATCTGCAATCCGTGCATATGTAAATGACTAAAGATGGATTCATGTAAGATAAATATCTGAACAGATGCATGCATACATAATCTGAATACGAACTTGATTATGTAAGTGCTTACGTTATGCAACTAGATTTTGCTGTCCCTAATAATTGATGAGTTTGTCTAACGAATGCTCCCTCACTGAGGAGTCGTTAAAATGTAATTTAGGTGTTACatcttttgaaaaataaagctAATTAGATAAAGTGTGCAAATGCAAGGCAATGTAATTTAGATGTtacattattttgaaaaataaaactaattaaatAGAGTATACAAATGCCTGGCAGTGTAATAATTGTCACTTGTCATAGGTGCATTCATGTGGTAGGTTAAGTCTAATTTAGATATGCTAATGGACATCTATTGGATACGGTTTTAAACCAAGACCAAAATTCGACTCTTATGCAATCTAACTAAATTGTTTCTTCAATGTTGAAAATCGTCTGCTCAGACGGTAGGAAATTATGTTTTGCTCAGCAAGGTAGGAAGTTATGCACCTGTAAAATTTAATGCAtcattgataggttgcaattttatcatttattttattattaatttttcctattatcTGATTCGATGTGGGTTAATTGTTAAATTCTActcatttttaatattttgcatCTATTTCAAGGAATAGAACGAAAATATAATAATAGGTgtcaatttgacaaaaaaaaagttcaaatgATAGAACTCGTCTAGGgacatttttaaaaaagaagATGTTACACCCATTTTGATAAATTCGGTGAAGGAAGGACAGCTGAAGGGCTTCTTCTTCCTGTTGGGAGCCGCCGCACTTAGGGGGCTTAGTTAGTAATTAAATAGGAGAGGACTCCTTTTagcttttttttgggggggggggggggggggggacttTTCCCTTTCGGCTTCTTTTTACTTCCTACGCATGTCAAAAGGAAGCTTagcctttgacttttcctttcatCTTtagttgcttttcttttcttttcgataGGAGTAGACAAGGATGAGTTAAATCCCCTTATCTAGTTAAGGAACAACGGAGGCTTTGAATTGTCTAAAATTATgaaatcgatttaattttatctttttcttttatttattggtattcgcatattccttgattgtagtgtttatgattatttaattaattgattatcttggatccggataattaattaatttggtaatctattgtcaattagggcattaaacccgtaattg
The genomic region above belongs to Coffea arabica cultivar ET-39 chromosome 7c, Coffea Arabica ET-39 HiFi, whole genome shotgun sequence and contains:
- the LOC113699530 gene encoding F-box/kelch-repeat protein At3g23880-like; the encoded protein is MEDTLSILLPNLPNDVVIDILSRLPVKILVRFSCVCKVWQKLVTSDRRFIRSQLQNSVKNLCGFKSLLLSGSERLGYCSTGTCQENQDFDRSLNQMVTLINGSENPAASQLIFREGKLKIAGCSDGIICFFKFCSYSCHSRVMVYLCNPALRQYRALPPGYYCGISYPWSTILCFLFDPVSDDYKVVKIIDMHRSEFLVEIYSLSNDSWKTFSVRNPSHSPHHLFRGPLVVHNGFPYWLVWNSVSAVLNVFDMVQEKIEEIPIPADAVECPLDIDLGVFQGSLSIFGTNSSSQNVVWVMKKDRLGISWMKQVIVLPPVRYIKPLSNVTTGVTASGKSLLVSDQGVVFHSDPEDQKVEDQNGVVLEHVHLNRYVVADYVASLASVIPPEILKQKFSKDGLYMQEEKQEENAEVKVPQGQVS